The genomic DNA tgttttttttgtttttgatatcattgatttttgctctaatctttattatctccaattttctgtgtttttagattttatttgctgGTCTTTTTCTAGCTGTTTAAGGTGCAAGATTAGGTTGTCtatctgagacctttctcccttctttaggaagacctggattgctatatacttccctcttaagactgcctttgctacatTCCAGATGTTTTGGGccatggtgttatcattttcattggcttcaatgtactttttaatttcctctttaactttttggttaactcattcattttttagtaggatgttctttaatctcaaAGTATacattgtctttccaaattttttcttgtggttgattttgaggtTCAtaacgttgtggtctgaaaatatccacaatatgatctcaatctttttgtacatGTTGATGgcgatttgtgtcccagtatgtgatctattctgaagaatgttccaagtgcactcaagaagaatgtgtattccactgctttaggatgaaatgttctgaatgtatctgttaagacCATCcaatccagtgtgtcattcaaagccattgtttccttattgattttctgcttagatgatctgtccattgttgtaagtggggtgctTAGGTCCCttattattacagttttattatcaatgagtttctgtatgtttgtcattagttggtttatatatttgggttctctaaTGTTggaggcataaatgtttacaattgttaaatctACTTGGTGGATAAACTACTTAATTATGTATGACTTAATGCACTTCTTCATCTCATGTTAAAGTCTTTATTCTGCaatctagcttgtctgatataaatatggctactctggctttcttttggtgaatgCTAATTAATTAGCATTATatatggttttccatccccttactttcaatccaagggtgtctttaggtctaaaatgggtctcttgtaaactgcacatagatggatcttgttttcttatcaattgtgttaccctatgtcttttgattggagcatttagtccattgacatttagagtgagtactgaaagatatggatttcTTGCATTGTgctgcctgtagagttggagatTCTGGTGGTGTTCActattcctttctagtctttgatgcttttggtcttttttgttttgcttcattttttatctCCTCAGGAaattccccttaaaatttcttgcagggctgatttagtggtcatgatcTCGTTTAGTTTTTGTTagtctgggaatttttttttatctctccttctatttgaattacagctttgctggataaagaattcttggctgaatatttttttgATTCACCATGtcgaatatattctgccactcctttccaGCCTGAAAAATTTCTTTGTATACATCTTGTACAAGCTTGCTTATTgacactgacatttagagtgagtattgcttatatattttgggtattaacccctcaccagatatatagtttgcaaatatcttcttccagtctgcaggttgacttttcattttgttgattgtttctttcactgtgcagagggttttttttttaaatttttttacttatattcaagttaattaacatactgTGTCGTACTGGTTTCAGAAATAGactccagtgattcatcccttacatatacatccagtgttcatctcaacaagtgccctctttaatgttCATCACCCATTTGCTgcacagaagtttttagtttgatgcaatcccacttgatttttgcttttttgttccactgtttttagtgttatattaaaaaaaatcattgccaagactgaaGTCAAGGAGATTGTTCcctgcattttcttctagaagttttatggtttcacatctTCCAtgtaagtttttaatccatttcgagttaatttttgtgagtggtgtaagatagggatcTATGGCTCTTGACTCTGTTCCACCTGTCTATTCTGTTTGTATGTCAATACCATATGGTTTTGATTACTATGCTTTGCGacataatttgaaatcagggagcatgatactTCATCAGTATTGGTGATATAttctctttaatttattttttgtatatctatgTATGGATTTACtacaattcatttattcactcacttcCATTATTGGATATTCCTTTGTTTCCTaattggggctattatgaataaacttGCTTTAAACATTCATGGGCAAGTCTTTGTATAGACatatattttcagatttcttatGTAAATACCCAGGGGTGGAATTTTTGAGTTATAGAGAAGGTGCATGTTCCAGTTTTGATGCTAGAATTGAGGAATTCATGGAAGGCAGCTATAGTTTGATGTTTATATTGCAATGGATACCAGACAGTTCACATGTTCCTtcagaaaaaaagtgttaaaatttgAGGGTAGCTGTTGATGCTTTTCCTCCTGGCTCAAACATATTCTAAATACAGGTATTCCCCACTTTTTGAAAGTTTGTGTTATGCCACctcacttttacaaaagacccacaTTGGTACTGTTTTTGATaagcaaaagaaatcaaagattttcACTTGTATAAAAAAGGCTCAAAGCAATACTAGCAGTCAGTGTTTCTTTTTACAGTGACCTGTTGCAGAGGCAATGAACACCTGAGCAGACAGAGTGGCCCtgccaagctccttccctgggagCTACACTCAGCATGTCAGCATCAAGCTCTCACAGCTTTGAagtgtgtctgtgagcatctgtgctttatctccatttattttgtgcatccattaaCAAGATGTGCCCTAACGTATCAGAAAAGCCCAAGACAGGTCCAGAAATGCTCACAAAATTTTCCACTTAAATACGTCGTAATTGATTCTTTGCTTCATACCATTTCATAGGAACACTCTATATTCAGATAACGGGAGATGTCTGTGTAGATCTAGTTTCAACAAAGCTAAATTTACCTCCTCCCCCATCAGAGATGACCTATGGGACATCTATCTGTGTAGCATCAgaaacattttcccccttttcttggaAAAGCCCCCAGAGAAACCACTAAGAGTTGTTATATAGCGTTCCTAAACAATGCTGTACAATTTCCTGAGCAATACCagttacaaatggagattttaaaACATCAGGGTGGGTGTGGGTGATCCAggggaaagaatatatataaagatgtaCAGAAAATCTGCAACTAGATAGCAGGGATTGGATTTAGAGGGTGGCTGAATGTGGAGGACTAGTTACTTCATTCTTTAGACTTCTGAAACCAAAGGGATTCACAAACTGCCTTTATGAGGGAGGAGAAGTGGGGGAAAAATTAAGTGTGGTTTAGGCACAGTAGTGCTCATGTGATAAGGACCAAAGAGGTAATATTATAGGCAAGCAAATGTCTGCACAATAATAGAAAAGCAATCAAAATCAGAACTTTGGAAAAGACTGCACAATAATGTCTTCTCCCTGTGGATGGAACAGTCTTCCTTGGGAAGTGGTAAAATCTCTACCAGTGAAAATGAATTAGTGCAAGAGTTGGAAGGAATTCCAGTGATAGTGGACCCCAACTTCCCCATGACAACATTCGTGACATATGTCATTCTCCCTTTGCTTCAGTACATCTGATGACAGGAATCTTTTTGTCTTACTAGGGATTTCTATCTGCATGAATGAATAACAATCCGACAACCCTAATCTACTTTCCTATAACTTTTCTCATTCATCATATGTATGACCTTCAAGTgtgcaaaataatacaaaaggcaATTACTTGCCTTTACTGCAAGTACTCAAACCAGTTTTAATTATCTCCAATTtcacaacaaaaggaaagaaaaaagaaacaaaacaaacaaacaaaccaacaaacaaaatcttTAGGATTCCAAGCATCTTGCAACCATGTTTCCCATACTCCAGATACTCTGATATTTCCATACACACACTAATTTGTTAAGGTATTTATATACAAGCAAGAGGATCAACCAAAAAGGACATTTtgaaatccatccatccatccatttattctaCAACTCTTTTCTTGTGCCAGTTACTATGTTAAGTGCAagagacacagcagtgaacaaaatagacagcAATTCCTGtgcatatagatttttaaaattctggtgaGCGACCAAGGAACATGGTAATCGCTGTGGAGTACAGAAAATGTGGCGAGGAAGAGATTATGCCAAGTTTGGCAGAGGTCTAGGGTTTGCGGTTTTGGATTAGGGTAAGGAAAAGCCTTACCTTGGGTCTGACACTGAGATCAGACCTGGAACTGGTGAAGGTATTTAGCATGGCATTTTCTGGCAAATAACAAAGCAGGCAGTGAAAGTGGCAAGTGGAAATGCCATGGATTGTACAAATGCTTGCTGAATTTGAGAAGAATCCAGTAGGCACGGAGAGGCTGAGGGGATCAGGGTTAGAGCAGTGGGAGGCAATCCTAGAGATGTCAGAGAGTTCTAATTGTACAGGATGTTGTAAATAAATACAGGGATGTCACTTTTGCTCTGAGTGAGATGTAAGGAGCCTAAAGGTTTATGGAATGCCTAgatttgtctcatttattttgtaaagcaaaataatgtaataatactAACAATAATTATGAATGCActatatattttgcttattatgTTCCAAGTGGTGGTGAAAATTTCCATGGTATACTTAATGTTTCCATGGTTTGCTCATTTTACAGTTGGGCAATTTGCTTTAACAAGCCATCGGTTCTAATCTTTTCGTACTTTCTAGAAGGAAAattgcttttatcatttttacatGTTGACATATTTTTGTATGGCATCACTTGAAAGTTTTCACTTGTTAAAAGTAATGGGTAAAATCACACAAACAACTACCTGAGGCTAaattgctctgtctttctctttctttctttctctttctttcttctctttctctttctctgtctctctctctctttctttcacacacacacacacacgcaatggaGAGATAAAATTGAAACAATCAAAATTAGAACTTTTGAAAAGACTGTTTAATGGGGTAGACTGAAATATAACAaaggaatatataaattaatttttataaatgcaataaaatataaaatatgttgctGTGCGAAAATGAGTAAGTCAAGTTGCAAACAATAGCTAAGGAAAGACTTTTCAAACATAAGAGGATTtttctcagaaacaaaacagaaaagaaagagatcctGAAGTCATAATTTCAAGCAAAAATCTTTCAGGTTAAATCCACATACCAGGACATAGAAGAAAGGTAGATGGAactgttttcaaaaaacaaacaaattaagaATGCTTTTCCCTATccaatataattttcatagttATTTGGGACTAAACATAATATAccaaaagtaactaaaataattatgattgTTGTTCATCTTTTATTTAGGAATAAAACTGATGTCCTACCATCTTCTTGTATAGGACATTTTTATTGGTATAGAAAGTAACATGCTTTGCAATTGACTATCATGTATGGAGTCAACAGCTCCAGCCTGACAACAAGATACTTCATTCTCAATGGGATTCCTAAACTGGAAGCTGCAcacaggctgacagctcagagcctggagcccacttccgattctgtgtcctcctctgtctgcacctctgctgcttgcattctgtctctcccagggtctcaaaaataaacaaacatttaaaaaaaaactattttcaaagaagttttatagaaaatctgaaaaatgaaCAGGATTGCACAAGATTGACTCAATTATTTTGTGAGATTATTATATGTGAGAATTTTGAATTTaacatttctacattttatataaGGAGTCAAAGGCATAAAGTCAATAGAAAAAAGGTTTGATATTAGTCTTGGGTTTCCCCCTGGTTCCTTTGAAGCAATAAATACGTGTAGAAACTAAAAACTTACCTTGCCAAACTATACTTGCCTAAGTATAGTTTGCAAAGGTAAAGTACTGCCACCTGTTGTAGTGATAAGAACTCTGGTCGCAGTGAAAGCCAGGAGTTTGGGGGTCATAAAAGAGGACAGTCCAGaggaacaaaggagagagagagaaggggtggaatagaagggaaaggaggagagctGATCACACTCTGAATATTGTACAGGAAGACGTGGTACAATGCAAAAGAACAAGCAGCGATGattttaaggaaaggaaaaggacagatTTGGAGGAGGGGTGCAATATTCTCCACGTCTTATTACTACAAATATAGGCACTTCATTTAGACTAACATCTATATTAATTGTTACATTACAAGTATATAGTTATTGAATATTACACATAATAActataaaatgagtaaatgaagtacacaaaactttttatttttttaagattttatttttgagtaatctctatacccaaggtggggttcaaactcacaaccccgagatccagaGTAGCATGATCTACCAATcgagccagccaggctctcctgAGGTATAGAAAACTTTTTAGGGTGGTTATTCCTCTGTATTGGATTTACAAGtgattttctaactttttaatacttttctgtgttttccagagTTTCTACATAAAGGACGTATTTCTTTAgtaataagagaaaaaacaggttttaagtttatttatgtcttttgagagagagagagagagagagagacagagagacagagcaagcaaacttgagcaggggaggggtagaaagagagggggagaatcccaaacaggctccacttTGTCAGCgtggcccgatgtggggctccaactcatgaaccgggagatcatgacctcagcagaaatcaagaggctgACATTTAACCCACTGCACCACACAAGTgccctgagggggaaaaaaaagttattgatgTTCATCACCACATTTGGTGGTCACATTTCTCACTTGGGAAAAGGCATTAACTTTAatgcgttttgttttttttgttcccttttctaCTCAGAAGCTTCTAAATATAGATCTGTTACCACCAGGCCAGAAGTTTATTCTCTTTCAATGAGAATCCCTCTGAGACATCTAATTCTGGAGCCTCAGTCTACGTGGGACATCTCACTGGAGATTCTCCAGGGAAACAAAAATCCTATGTAAGAAGATGTCATCCCAGATTTTGAAGAACTCCTAAGTACTCTCAGCCATGAATAGAATTGTGCCTGACACTGAGGTGAGTTTGGGAAATTTTCACAAATGGTTATTTTAGGAAAGGTAACAACATTGATGGCTAAGAACACAATGGCCTAGAATATgcagacagttttaaaaatagacattagcAAGGGGCAATgaattcctctttccctttcactTCTGCAGGGGTAATGAGTCTCTTTCTTCCTGTGTGGCTTCTGCTGGACTCTTACTTTCCAGTCACCCACTCATTTTATTGTGGTGTTCACATAAAAGACAGCGGACACGGGAGATTGTAATCTTTACATTTCTCTGGTCTAGGGCAATGAAATGCTGGTTCCTCCATGGGGGGGACATTTCTGGAGAGGTCTGGGAGAACTCTCTCACAAGAAGAGTTTATTTACATGAGAGGCAATCACCTTAGGAGCCAAAGACCATGAGCCAGTGAACCTTGTATTCTTCTGTATACTCTTTCCGTGGTGACTTCTATGTACCCTGGCCAATAGGAGTGGACACAAGAGTGATTTCCAGATGATTTAGGTAACAGGAATCTATGTCTTGTGTCTTTAGAGCCATGTGCTACATGTCATCGTATTGCAAGTTTCTACACAGTCCTGCTGGATGGGGGATTGTTCGGCATTGATTTGCTGCATGGAAAGGTGCCCACCCGGAGCTTAaggaccattttatttttttcaatggagAGAAATAGTTGACCATTTGGTAACTACAACTTTCCTCAAACATCCCTGAGTCTGTAAATTCCTTGAACCATCACTCAGTTCTATTTTCTTTACAAGTATTAGCAATCCAAAAATATGATATTATCTTTTTTACTGATAAACTGTCCagttataataaaagaaatattatttacattaagCATTATAGACAATTAGTAATCCTTAGACCTTCAAGGGCTTCCTAAATATAAAGCTTGTATTAAAAATGGCTTGGAAACTAAtttaagaaaatgcagaaaagcagAGAAGCCATTTATGAAGTTGGGGGTATCTGATTGAATTCATCTCTTCagtaaaatttttacaaaaattccATAAAACTTGCTAATGATTTAGAAGCAGAAGTGCTTTGTTTCTTCTCAAGAACTTCCTTTGAAATTTCATTGTGTAAGAAAGCATGATATTGATATCAGATACTAAGTTCTTACTAATTCAAACAATCATTtgctcatatatatttttattgagtaTCTAAAATGTGTTACCTTAAGCACGTTATAGGGAACATTATGGGAAGACTTTACCTGGATCATTAGCTTTCTTCATAATCTTCAAGGCAGGACAAAAGTCCTGTTGATAAGAACTAGTCGGATTAGGGTGATCCTCGAAACATACTCACATGATCATAGTGACAAGACTCAGAAAGAATCTGAGAGGAGAGAATAAAAGTGGCATATTGGAAGACAATTATGGCCCAGTTCACAGAATGTGGAGGAATATAAGAGGTGTGCTGGAACTTTAGAAAGTGAGGGTAGATACTTAGACAAAATATTCAATGAGCCTCCAAGTAGTACTGTTTAGTTATTTTTAGACACCACAGTTCAAAGACTGTCTTGCTagagtagaggaaaaaaataacaagctgCTACCATGACAAGGTTCATGGCATTTGTGAGTATTATTACCTGAACTACTCCCTCTTATGTGGTTTCTAagcccacctctctctctcctatgcAGAAAGCAAATGCTGATAAAGAGCATAAAATGCTCTCCTCTTCTCCACAGTCATGTGCGGGGAAAACAGCTCCAGCCTGACCCCGGGATTCTTTATCTTGAATGGGATTCCTGGGCTGGAAGCTGCACACACCTGGATCTCCCTGCCATTCTGCTTCATGTACGTCATCGCTGTCGTGGGGAACTGCGGGCTCATCTACCTAATCAGCCATGAGGATGCCCTGCACCGGCCCATGTACTACTTCCTGGCCCTGCTCTCCTTCACAGATGTCACCCTGTGCACCACCACTGTACCCAATATGCTGTGCATATTCTGGTTCAACCTCAAGGAGATTGACTTTGATGCCTGCCTGACTCAGATGTTTTTCGTCCACATGCTGACTGGGATGGAGTCTGGGGTGCTCATGCTCATGGCCCTggaccgctatgtggccatctgctaCCCCTTACGTTATTCCATCATCCTCACCAACCCTGTCATCGCCAAGACCGGTCTTGCCACCTTCCTGAGGGGTGTGCTGCTCATTATCCCATTCACTTTCCTCACCAAGCGTCTGCCCTATTGCCGGGGCAACTTCATTCCCCATACCTACTGTGATCATATGTCTGTGGCCAAGGTGTCCTGTGGCAATTTCGAGGTCAATGCTGTCTATGGTCTGATGGTTGCTCTCCTTATTGGCGTGTTTGACATCTGCTGTATTTCTGTGTCTTACACTATGATATTGAGAGCGGTAGTGAGCCTGTCATCTGCAGATGCTCGTCACAAAGCCTTTAGCACCTGTACATCCCACATATGTGCCATTGTGATCACTTATGTTCcagcttttttcactttttttgccCACCGTTTTGGAGGACACAATATCCCCCACCACATTCACATCATTGTAGCCAACCTTTACCTGCT from Panthera tigris isolate Pti1 chromosome D1, P.tigris_Pti1_mat1.1, whole genome shotgun sequence includes the following:
- the LOC102959293 gene encoding olfactory receptor 52N2, with translation MCGENSSSLTPGFFILNGIPGLEAAHTWISLPFCFMYVIAVVGNCGLIYLISHEDALHRPMYYFLALLSFTDVTLCTTTVPNMLCIFWFNLKEIDFDACLTQMFFVHMLTGMESGVLMLMALDRYVAICYPLRYSIILTNPVIAKTGLATFLRGVLLIIPFTFLTKRLPYCRGNFIPHTYCDHMSVAKVSCGNFEVNAVYGLMVALLIGVFDICCISVSYTMILRAVVSLSSADARHKAFSTCTSHICAIVITYVPAFFTFFAHRFGGHNIPHHIHIIVANLYLLLPPTMNPIVYGVKTKQIREGVFKFLLGDKVVFTQDK